Proteins from a single region of Apium graveolens cultivar Ventura chromosome 7, ASM990537v1, whole genome shotgun sequence:
- the LOC141675140 gene encoding patatin-like protein 7 — protein sequence MTSTVSMLDSNTELNKLTSEIFSILENKFLFGDLDLSLTKKHENVLPLEQFKSGKHITGKVRILSIDGGGATDGVLAGMSLVQLEASLEQKSGDPSARIADYFDVVAGSGAGGVLAALLFTAGKDGKPLCTAKEALNFIIENHRKFFRIPAKGLLRRVFGSSENVFEKRFGDLTLKDTLKAVLVPCYDLTSGGPFVFSRADAFEIDGYDFMIKDVCAATSAGQVAVEMKSVDRKSKITAIGGEVAMNNPTATAITHVLNNKQEFPFCKGVEDLLVVSLGNGEMYNGGNAGKSTPLLPSYIKIAGEGVSDMVDQTVSMAFREAKSGDDYVRIQANGSVGSLKREKNKNIIVASVDQMLRQKNVESALFKGKRLVEITNLEKLESFSGELIKEHERRKTGILPTVVLKQASGGSPRTSSATSSSTLSSD from the exons ATGACATCAACAGTTTCAATGCTTGATTCTAACACTGAGCTAAATAAGCTCACTTCAGAAATCTTCTCAATTCTCGAAAACAAATTCTTGTTTGGAGATCTTGATCTTTCGCTAACCAAAAAACATGAAAATGTGTTGCCACTTGAACAATTTAAATCAGGCAAGCACATTACCGGAAAAGTGAGAATTCTCTCTATTGATGGTGGTGGTGCAACCGACGGTGTACTTGCCGGAATGTCTCTAGTTCAACTTGAAGCCAGTTTAGAACAAAAATCCGGTGACCCTTCTGCCCGAATTGCTGATTACTTCGATGTCGTTGCTGGTTCCGGCGCCGGAGGTGTTCTCGCTGCACTTCTCTTTACTGCCGGAAAAGATGGTAAACCTTTGTGTACTGCAAAAGAAGCTTTGAATTTTATTATAGAAAATCACCGGAAATTTTTTAGGATTCCGGCGAAGGGTTTGCTCCGGCGAGTTTTCGGGTCATCGGAGAATGTGTTTGAGAAGAGGTTCGGTGATTTGACATTAAAAGACACATTGAAGGCTGTTTTAGTGCCTTGTTATGATTTAACTAGTGGGGGGCCTTTTGTATTTTCCCGCGCTGATGCATTCGAAATTGACGGCTACGATTTCATGATCAAAGATGTATGTGCTGCCACGTCAGCTGGCCAGGTGGCAGTTGAGATGAAGTCAGTTGATCGGAAAAGCAAGATCACGGCGATAGGTGGTGAGGTTGCTATGAATAATCCGACGGCCACCGCGATCACTCACGTGCTTAATAATAAGCAAGAGTTTCCGTTTTGTAAAGGAGTTGAGGATTTGTTGGTTGTGTCCTTGGGTAATGGTGAAATGTATAATGGCGGAAATGCCGGTAAATCAACCCCTTTGCTGCCATCATACATCAAGATTGCCGGAGAAGGAGTTTCGGACATG GTTGATCAAACTGTGTCAATGGCATTTAGAGAGGCAAAATCTGGTGATGATTACGTTCGCATACAAGCAAATGGAAGTGTCGGTAGCTTAAAAAGAGAGAAGAACAAAAATATAATAGTGGCATCAGTAGATCAAATGTTGAGACAAAAGAATGTAGAATCAGCTTTATTTAAAGGCAAAAGGTTGGTCGAAATTACTAATTTGGAGAAACTGGAATCATTTTCCGGAGAATTAATCAAGGAGCATGAAAGGAGAAAGACTGGTATTCTACCAACAGTGGTGTTAAAGCAGGCGTCTGGTGGATCACCGAGAACTTCATCTGCAACATCATCGTCAACACTGTCTTCGGATTAA